A genomic region of Ignavibacteria bacterium contains the following coding sequences:
- a CDS encoding NADH-quinone oxidoreductase subunit C: protein MQLTEERLSLIKSKLSNFNITYGDVNGTLGLVIPKEQLLDVCKILRDECGFDWLVDAVSVDRFTKQNRFEIIYNLRSRVHRDRIFFRAILESKNPESPSLAGIWESANWYEREAYDMMGIKFTNHPDPRRMYMPDEFEYYPLRKDFPLMGVPDSIPLPNK, encoded by the coding sequence ATGCAACTTACTGAAGAAAGATTATCCCTTATCAAATCGAAGCTTTCGAATTTCAATATAACATATGGTGATGTGAACGGCACTTTGGGCTTAGTTATTCCCAAAGAACAGTTACTTGACGTATGCAAAATTCTCAGAGATGAGTGCGGCTTTGACTGGCTTGTCGATGCGGTCAGCGTTGACAGATTCACCAAGCAAAACAGATTTGAGATTATTTATAATCTGCGTTCGCGGGTTCACAGAGATAGGATTTTTTTCAGAGCAATTCTGGAATCAAAAAATCCTGAGTCTCCAAGTCTTGCAGGAATTTGGGAATCTGCTAATTGGTATGAACGCGAAGCATATGACATGATGGGAATTAAATTTACGAATCACCCCGACCCGAGAAGAATGTACATGCCTGATGAGTTTGAATATTATCCGCTCAGAAAAGATTTTCCGCTTATGGGTGTGCCTGATTCAATACCTTTACCGAATAAATAA
- the nuoD gene encoding NADH dehydrogenase (quinone) subunit D, with amino-acid sequence MSNTILERNPDLKRSKILEALETEDLRVEYNDVLDNEMVLNMGPQHPATHGVLRLLLSLDGETVKGCVPELGYLHRGYEKLAEASTYHEFIPHTDRLDYLQPMANNVAYAMAVEKLIGLQVPERGQYIRTIVSELARIQSHLLAMGALLIDIGAVTPFLWVIREREKILDLYDLICGARFTTSYTRIGGVAQDINDDIVTAIRNFIKEFPANLQECRDLVERNKIFIIRTENVGYLAPEECIKLGLTGPLTRAAGFDNDLRKDDPYLIYSQLNFDVPVFNDSDCLARYYVRADEMVQSTRIVQQCLDKLPGGPCNAQDAKKVMPEKGKIYTKMEELIHDFIIVNFGVNPPKLESYSAIESSKGELGFYIISDGGGHPYRLKIRSPSFSNLQGLAPMMRECLVSDTVVIIGGVDPVMGEADK; translated from the coding sequence ATGTCAAATACTATTCTTGAAAGAAACCCCGACCTTAAACGCTCCAAAATTCTTGAAGCGCTCGAGACAGAAGATTTAAGAGTTGAGTATAACGATGTTCTCGATAACGAGATGGTTCTTAACATGGGTCCACAGCATCCGGCAACTCACGGCGTACTAAGATTACTTTTGAGCCTGGATGGTGAAACCGTGAAGGGATGCGTCCCTGAGCTTGGCTATCTTCACAGAGGATATGAAAAACTTGCCGAAGCATCAACATACCACGAATTTATTCCGCACACAGACAGATTAGATTACCTCCAACCGATGGCAAACAACGTTGCTTATGCAATGGCTGTTGAAAAGCTAATCGGTCTTCAGGTTCCTGAAAGAGGGCAGTATATAAGAACAATTGTTTCAGAGCTTGCACGCATACAGTCGCATTTGCTTGCAATGGGAGCACTGCTTATTGATATTGGAGCGGTTACACCGTTTCTTTGGGTTATCCGTGAACGTGAGAAAATTCTTGATTTATATGACCTTATTTGCGGAGCGAGATTTACAACTTCATATACAAGAATCGGCGGAGTTGCGCAGGATATTAATGATGACATCGTTACGGCAATAAGAAATTTCATAAAAGAGTTTCCCGCAAATTTGCAGGAATGCAGAGACTTAGTAGAGAGAAATAAAATTTTCATCATAAGAACAGAGAATGTCGGTTACTTAGCGCCTGAAGAGTGCATTAAGCTTGGCTTAACAGGTCCATTAACACGTGCTGCAGGATTTGATAACGATTTAAGAAAAGATGACCCGTATTTGATTTACAGCCAGTTGAATTTTGATGTTCCTGTATTTAATGACAGCGATTGTCTTGCAAGATATTATGTCCGCGCTGATGAAATGGTGCAGTCAACAAGGATTGTTCAGCAGTGTCTTGACAAGCTTCCCGGTGGTCCGTGCAATGCGCAGGATGCCAAAAAAGTAATGCCTGAAAAAGGAAAAATTTACACAAAAATGGAAGAACTAATTCACGATTTCATTATCGTGAATTTTGGAGTTAATCCCCCTAAGCTTGAATCATATTCGGCAATCGAATCATCAAAAGGCGAATTAGGCTTTTATATTATTAGTGACGGCGGCGGACACCCGTATAGATTGAAAATCAGAAGTCCCAGCTTTTCTAACTTGCAAGGCTTAGCTCCGATGATGAGAGAATGTCTTGTGTCAGATACTGTTGTTATCATCGGCGGTGTTGACCCTGTGATGGGTGAAGCAGATAAGTAG
- a CDS encoding NAD(P)H-dependent oxidoreductase subunit E, giving the protein MFEHVKEHLFNAEELKVVENHLKKFPTKMSATLPVLWMIQDKFGWISEESMKYVAELLQVPDDHVLGVVTFYTMYFQKPMGKIHLQVCTNVSCMLRGGYDIYHYISDKLKIKNKEITQDGIFSIEEVECLGSCGTAPMLQVNNREFYENLSVDKMDGLLDDLKNKYA; this is encoded by the coding sequence ATGTTTGAACACGTTAAAGAACATTTATTTAACGCAGAAGAATTAAAAGTTGTAGAAAATCATCTTAAGAAATTCCCGACCAAGATGTCAGCGACTTTGCCTGTGCTCTGGATGATACAGGATAAATTCGGATGGATTTCTGAAGAGTCGATGAAATATGTTGCAGAGCTTCTTCAGGTGCCTGATGACCATGTTCTTGGCGTAGTTACATTTTATACAATGTATTTTCAGAAGCCGATGGGGAAGATTCATCTGCAGGTTTGCACAAATGTTTCGTGCATGCTTCGCGGCGGATATGATATTTATCATTATATCAGCGACAAGCTGAAAATAAAAAATAAAGAGATTACTCAGGACGGGATATTTTCGATTGAGGAAGTCGAGTGTCTCGGAAGCTGCGGAACTGCTCCGATGCTTCAGGTGAATAACAGAGAGTTTTATGAAAATCTTTCAGTAGATAAGATGGATGGATTGCTTGATGATTTAAAAAATAAATACGCTTAA